A window of the Thiomicrospira microaerophila genome harbors these coding sequences:
- a CDS encoding tyrosine-type recombinase/integrase: protein MLRSLESYQGDISTLKALTLQPYVFLRSKELAGLCWDEIDLDQKAIEISAERMKKKRPHLVPITPQVLEVIEYMQPISGDCNYVFLSARTKQRLRQSKTGLKCHSVTRYKTVLNAPYLAWVKTRFFSV from the coding sequence GTGCTCCGATCATTAGAAAGCTATCAAGGCGACATATCAACGCTTAAAGCCCTAACCCTGCAACCCTATGTTTTCTTAAGGTCTAAAGAACTGGCAGGCTTGTGCTGGGATGAAATAGATCTAGACCAAAAGGCAATTGAGATTAGTGCCGAACGCATGAAAAAGAAACGGCCCCACCTTGTACCGATCACCCCGCAAGTTTTGGAAGTAATCGAATACATGCAACCGATCAGCGGGGATTGTAATTATGTATTCCTCAGCGCAAGAACGAAACAACGCCTTAGACAGTCTAAAACGGGGTTAAAATGTCATTCCGTTACACGCTATAAAACAGTGTTAAACGCCCCCTATTTGGCATGGGTAAAAACACGGTTTTTTAGTGTCTGA